One region of Asterias rubens chromosome 5, eAstRub1.3, whole genome shotgun sequence genomic DNA includes:
- the LOC117290083 gene encoding neuronal acetylcholine receptor subunit alpha-4-like codes for MTGTLQSTVDTLRGCLASEAADRLFYKLVKTESLKSQYASLIRPVINESETVMVTFGLSLSQLIDIDEKNQIMTTSVWVRHKWVDRYLTWDPEDYDGITSLHIPSSQIWRPDILLYNNADGYYDVKFLVNAIVFYNGSVTWLPPAIYKSSCKINIEFFPFDEQHCLMKFGPWTHESRKVDMVLETNIVDQEDYSENGEWRIVESPAKRNVKEYPCCDEAYVDATFKFVLHRKPLFYVVTLVIPCILISFMTILVFYLPADAQEKITLSISILLALIVFLLLIPSIIPPTSTTLPLIGRYMLFTMVLVTLSITVTVVVINIHFRSSRTHVMPDWARTVFLYYLPKMLNISRPGGVELPPGKNYKAMKKHTNYTPSNYAPLRGKYFYDRKFMRSGAKYMVNTITPSLLEEIRYRDRQYSDSTDSIPLSKECSELIDHVETIAKHFQMEDEHYKVTEDWKFIAMVIDRVFIWVFAIACLCGSLGIILRSPVFWEGDDYHEMANFTRRITVNTTLYGRPST; via the exons GTTGCCTGGCATCGGAAGCGGCTGACAGACTATTCTACAAGCTCGTAAAGACAGAAAGCCTCAAGTCCCAGTATGCCAGTCTAATCAGACCCGTGATTAATGAATCCGAAACGGTTATGGTCACCTTTGGCTTATCGCTGTCTCAGTTAATTGACATA GACGAGAAGAACCAGATCATGACGACGAGTGTCTGGGTCAGACAc AAATGGGTAGATCGCTACCTCACGTGGGATCCAGAAGACTACGATGGGATTACGTCACTACACATACCTTCATCTCAAATATGGAGACCGGATATACTTTTATATAATAA CGCTGACGGTTACTACGACGTTAAATTTCTAGTCAACGCCATCGTCTTTTACAACGGTTCCGTCACATGGCTTCCACCCGCAATCTACAAGAGCTCCTGCAAGATCAACATCGAGTTTTTCCCTTTCGACGAGCAGCACTGCCTGATGAAGTTCGGCCCGTGGACCCACGAGAGCAGGAAGGTCGACATGGTACTCGAGACGAACATCGTAGACCAGGAGGACTACTCCGAGAATGGCGAGTGGAGGATCGTGGAGTCACCCGCCAAGAGGAACGTTAAGGAGTACCCGTGTTGCGACGAGGCGTACGTGGATGCGACTTTTAAGTTCGTGCTGCACAGGAAGCCCTTGTTCTACGTAGTCACCTTGGTTATTCCTTGTATCCTAATCTCGTTCATGACGATCTTAGTCTTCTATCTTCCAGCAGATGCCCAGGAGAAGATCACCTTATCCATCTCCATCCTCCTCGCCTTGATTGTGTTCCTTCTCCTCATCCCGTCCATCATTCCGCCGACCTCTACCACACTGCCTCTCATCGGTCGATACATGCTCTTCACAATGGTGCTAGTTACTTTGTCCATCACGGTCACTGTCGTGGTGATTAATATCCACTTCCGGAGCAGCAGAACTCACGTCATGCCCGATTGGGCCCGGACGGTTTTCCTCTACTACCTGCCGAAGATGCTGAACATTTCACGGCCTGGTGGTGTGGAGCTCCCGCCCGGAAAGAATTACAAAGCCATGAAGAAACATACAAACTATACGCCGTCGAACTACGCCCCGCTCCGAGGGAAGTACTTCTACGACCGGAAGTTCATGAGGTCCGGAGCGAAGTATATGGTGAACACAATCACGCCTTCGTTGCTCGAGGAGATCCGGTATCGAGATCGCCAATATTCGGATTCGACAGATTCCATACCATTATCGAAGGAATGTTCCGAACTAATCGATCATGTGGAAACAATTGCAAAACATTTCCAAATGGAGGATGAACATTACAAA GTCACTGAAGACTGGAAGTTCATTGCCATGGTAATCGATCGCGTCTTTATCTGGGTGTTTGCCATTGCGTGTCTGTGCGGGTCTCTGGGCATCATCCTACGGTCCCCGGTCTTCTGGGAAGGAGATGACTACCACGAGATGGCCAATTTCACCAGACGCATAACGGTCAACACAACGCTGTATGGACGGCCGTCCACCTGA